CAGACAGCGTGTCGTCGATTCGTCGCCTGATGCCTTGAGGGCGCGAATTGTCAGCGGCTTGAAGGGATCGGCGGTCAATCCCCAGGCTGTTGTGACCGTGGTCGACAAGCCCAGCAGCGCCTTCACGGTCAATGGCGACGTGCGCGCCGCCGGACGCTTCCCGCTGACCGCGCGTAAGGAACGCGTGCTCGACGCCATCGCTCTTGCCGGCGGTGCTTCGGCTGCGCCGAGTTCGACCAGCGTCACCGTCATCCGCGGCAAGCAGCGCGGCACCGCACAGCTGCAGCGCGTGCTCGACGACGATCGCCAGAATATCTACCTGCTTCCAGAAGACCAGGTCGTTGTCGGCAAGGATGCACCGAGCTTCACGGCTTTCGGCGCGTTCAAGAGCGTCGGGGAATTCGAATTCGAACTCGGCAAGATGACATTGATGCAGGCCTTCAGCCGGGCCGGCGGATTGCTCGACGACCGCGCCGATGCCAGCAATTTCTATGTTGTCCGCAACCAGCAGGTCTACAGTTCGGCGGTCGGTACGAACGGTCTCGCGGGACCTGCCGTCACCACCAAGCCGGCAATCTACCGTGTCGATATGAAGGATGTTGCAAATCTGGCGCTGATGCAGCGCTTCCAGATCATCAATGGCGACATCCTTTACGCTACCAATTCCAAGACGGTGGATTTCGCCAAACTCTTCACGATCTACCAGAAGAGCGCGCCGACAGCGGCCGCACCTTTGCCCGGCGCCAGCAAGTGAGCCGGAGTAGCTCGTCGGGGCCGAACGCCTAGACCTGAAAGCCGCCCAGGACAGCCTGGGCGGCTTTCGCATTTTCGGGGCGGTCCGCGGGGTTTGATCGTGTGAGCTGGGCTGCGAATGCCCGAAGCGCCGATATCGAGATGTCCTCCGAAGCGCCGTCGCAACGCTCGAGCAGAAGCGAGAGCAGGCGCCCGGCCGCGTAGAGATCGCAACGGGCATCAAGCGGCTTGCCGGCGATCTGTTCGGGTGCCGCGAAATCCGGCTGGCCTGCGAAGGAGAGATCGAGCTCCGATTGGCGCGTGCCGACAGCCACGGCAACGCCAAAGTCGGCAAGTCGGATCCGGCCCGGGCGATCGCCGTCGAACAGCAGATTGGCGGGTGAGAGATCGCAGTGGACCCAGCCTGCTTCGTGGACGCCGTCGAGCGCCGAAAGCACTGACCTTGTGATGTCGAAGATCTCGGCTATCGCAATAGACCCCTCCCGAAGACGATCGGAGAGGCTTTGACTGCACCATTCGAAAACGAGTGCCGGGCGCCCGTCTTCGAGCCGTAGCAGCGCCTGCGTTGCGACGATGTGGGG
This genomic interval from Rhizobium tumorigenes contains the following:
- a CDS encoding polysaccharide biosynthesis/export family protein; protein product: MRKLVPLFMLLILSACASPSDGPGAGSFYNAKDPHTNHQIPVTRLADAPMSPPMTAPLSYASGDQGLSGLRSAGFSDTKLRRGDVIDITILDTGEDGLFSSTQSKTLNLGRFTVDSSGTVTLPFVGRQRVVDSSPDALRARIVSGLKGSAVNPQAVVTVVDKPSSAFTVNGDVRAAGRFPLTARKERVLDAIALAGGASAAPSSTSVTVIRGKQRGTAQLQRVLDDDRQNIYLLPEDQVVVGKDAPSFTAFGAFKSVGEFEFELGKMTLMQAFSRAGGLLDDRADASNFYVVRNQQVYSSAVGTNGLAGPAVTTKPAIYRVDMKDVANLALMQRFQIINGDILYATNSKTVDFAKLFTIYQKSAPTAAAPLPGASK
- a CDS encoding serine/threonine-protein kinase; translated protein: MADNTPSGFHEVQQRFAALWQSLVTDGTRPRPAPERRGLLDQVRCALDRGEERLSDRQTAHIANTFKLEDKIHEGTSTVVHRARHRDLGTYHAVKMLKDCHAGDPVAARLLLHEAEIGLALRHPHIVATQALLRLEDGRPALVFEWCSQSLSDRLREGSIAIAEIFDITRSVLSALDGVHEAGWVHCDLSPANLLFDGDRPGRIRLADFGVAVAVGTRQSELDLSFAGQPDFAAPEQIAGKPLDARCDLYAAGRLLSLLLERCDGASEDISISALRAFAAQLTRSNPADRPENAKAAQAVLGGFQV